From Mercenaria mercenaria strain notata chromosome 17, MADL_Memer_1, whole genome shotgun sequence, the proteins below share one genomic window:
- the LOC128549956 gene encoding opioid growth factor receptor-like protein 1, with protein MASLRNESWSCVLKQPTRNAQIYEMSSKIEDMLEWKGDYLKLESEHNYIQWSKHNQLRITRIIKSLGELGWKHLQKPWLQFMIREATINQVLPELNNKTTMDHFIRALKAKEDKEETNKLLAKLNDLQHKNTTEVDKNDGKVAAKSSYKDFKDDEGSEDNSVNDNEVTEGNENHEGVVGDEKSDQEEHTRELRIQA; from the exons ATGgcttcattgagaaatgaaagtTGGTCATGTGTGCTGAAGCAGCCAACCAGAAACGCGCAAATCTATGAAATGA GTTCAAAGATTGAGGATATGTTGGAATGGAAAGGTGATTATCTAAAACTAGAAAGCGAACATAATTACATACAATG GTCAAAACACAACCAATTACGAATTACAAGAATCATTAAATCGCTAGGAGAGTTGGGTTGGAAACATCTACAGAAGCCTTGGTTACAATTTATGATACGTGAAGCAACAATAAATCAAGTTCTACCTGAACTGAATAATAAAACCACTATGGATCACTTCATCCGTGCTTTAAAAGCAAAAGAAGATAAAGAGGAGACAAATAAATTGTTAGCTAAATTGAACGATCTGCAACATAAAAACACAACTGAAGTTGATAAGAACGATGGTAAAGTTGCTGCTAAAAGCAGTTATAAAGATTTTAAAGATGATGAAGGAAGTGAAGACAACAGTGTAAATGATAATGAAGTAACTGAAGGCAATGAAAATCACGAGGGCGTTGTAGGTGACGAAAAGAGTGATCAAGAA gaGCATACGAGAGAATTACGAATACAGGCTTAA
- the LOC123535656 gene encoding putative uncharacterized protein DDB_G0277255: MGSGISRKKKEKDEKSDKESKKKKKPSKTSARLKNNNNLINAEEGNVGRRTEDTHSDTNTDMDVGGNINGSSALNEQTKSKVVQVYNKSTKDMEKLNYDNNAINGRKEDVQFDNSSMDMSENSSPADNTCIGLDTTCGTESTGRSAEFSENESETTTAEKKNNNVVPLDNVSSGDKTEPNNKAGKGQVYDQIDSSTGDNTFDNKTGKGQVYDQADGSTTKHSGDKTGSNNKARNGQVYDQADGSTTKHSDDKTGSDNKAGKGQVYDQADGSTTKHSDDKTGSNNKARNGQVYDQADGSTTKHSDDKTGSDNKAGKGQVYDQTDGSTTKHSGDKTGSNNKTGKGQVYDQTDGSTTKHSGDKTGSDNKTGKGQVHDQTDGSTTKQSGDNTCDNKTGKGQVYDQADGSTTKKQSENVTSQNEPANDDDADVERPAKECKNETFEEFPPKEENGSNVLEPVKLETVPKISNSDATNSDSKQEQLSSSEGNGKTENSRDEAPAKTTDGQGTSVSTDSNKEENKQATKENRLNDNLEFYRNELYSRPFPGAKIEDMLEWKGDYLRLERTHSYIQWLFPIPESRGMNYSAQPLQEHEAQAISENESLRDKVLEAFKMMLDFYGMELELEPLTFKRGDNWKERYEHLNRSIHNHFRITRIIKALGELGWQQLQKPWLEFMIHEATINQVLPKLNNDSTMSHFIDGLKEDEEKGMIYHLLADLNVTSHKNAADVSENDGKDTSDRSDKTDEGSEDNSVDDNKGTESIESISEKSAKDGKEEKLDEEKENKNLVVDKADVDDNKSEENSDSKGSDKNNKGDITNENNDENNIDDDGKKSDSKDTANPNVADENELGEGNGTHDGADLRGLKKAGNSLTEINKEEDVVSDRQYDKEENKANQCGPENDKKYADSKSNTNLADTDQKDEVGEVTGKCNKDKKDTEDAEQKEVDENLTERV, from the exons ATGGGCTCTGGGATTTCCAGAAAG aaaaaggaaAAAGACGAGAAATCAGACAAAGAAagcaagaagaaaaagaaaccgTCAAAAACTTCAGCTCGTTTGAAGAATAATAACAATTTAATAAATGCTGAGGAAGGAAACGTCGGAAGGAGGACGGAAGATACACATTCAGATACAAATACGGATATGGATGTTGGAGGCAATATAAATGGTAGTTCGGCTTTAAATGAACAAACTAAAAGCAAAGTGGTCCAAGTGTATAACAAATCAACAAAAGACATGGAGAAACTGAATTACGATAACAACGCGATAAATGGAAGGAAGGAGGACGTACAGTTTGATAATTCTTCGATGGATATGTCAGAAAATTCGTCTCCGGCAGACAATACATGTATCGGTTTGGACACTACCTGTGGAACAGAAAGTACTGGGAGAAgtgctgaattttcagaaaaCGAAAGTGAAACTACAACAGCCGAAAAAAAGAATAACAATGTAGTGCCTTTGGACAATGTTAGTTCTGGTGATAAAACTGAACCAAACAACAAAGCGGGAAAAGGTCAGGTATATGACCAAATTGATAGTTCTACTGGCGATAATACATTTGACAACAAAACTGGAAAAGGTCAGGTATATGACCAAGCTGATGGTTCTACTACGAAACATTCTGGTGACAAAACTGGATCCAACAACAAAGCTAGAAATGGTCAGGTATATGACCAAGCTGATGGTTCTACTACGAAACATTCTGATGATAAAACTGGATCCGACAACAAAGCTGGAAAAGGTCAGGTATATGACCAAGCTGATGGTTCTACTACGAAGCATTCTGATGATAAAACTGGATCCAACAACAAAGCTAGAAATGGTCAGGTATATGACCAAGCTGATGGTTCTACTACGAAACATTCTGATGATAAAACTGGATCCGACAACAAAGCTGGAAAAGGTCAGGTATATGACCAGACTGATGGTTCTACTACAAAACATTCTGGTGATAAAACTGGATCCAACAACAAAACTGGAAAAGGTCAGGTATATGACCAAACTGATGGTTCTACTACAAAACATTCTGGTGATAAAACTGGATCCGACAACAAAACTGGAAAAGGTCAGGTACATGACCAAACTGATGGTTCTACTACGAAACAGTCTGGCGATAATACATGCGACAACAAAACTGGAAAAGGTCAGGTATATGACCAAGCTGATGGATCTACTACAAAGAAACAAAGCGAAAACGTTACAAGTCAAAATGAACCTGctaatgatgatgatgctgatgttGAAAGACCTGCGAAGGAATGTAAGAACGAAACGTTTGAAGAGTTTCCCCCAAAAGAGGAAAATGGCTCCAACGTACTTGAACCTGTCAAATTAGAAACTGTACCGAAAATATCAAATTCAGATGCCACAAACAGTGATTCTAAACAAGAGCAATTATCATCTTCTGAGGGCAATGGGAAGACTGAAAATTCCAGAGATGAAGCTCCTGCCAAAACAACTGATGGGCAGGGCACAAGTGTCTCTACAGATTCTAACAAGGAAGAAAAT AAGCAGGCGACAAAGGAGAATAGGCTGAATGACAATTTAGAGTTCTATAGAAATGAACTGTATTCAAGACCGTTCCCGG GTGCAAAGATTGAAGATATGTTAGAATGGAAAGGCGATTATCTAAGGCTAGAGCGAACACATTCATATATACAATG gCTTTTCCCAATACCAGAAAGTAGGGGTATGAATTATTCAGCACAACCTCTCCAAGAGCATGAAGCACAG GCCATAAGTGAGAATGAATCATTAAGAGATAAAGTTCTTGAAGCTTTCAAAATGATGCTAGATTTCTATGGAATGGAGCTTGAACTAGAACCATTGACGTTCAAACGCGGGGACAACTGGAAGGAGAGATATGAGCATCTAAATAG GTCAATACACAACCATTTCCGAATAACAAGAATTATTAAAGCACTTGGGGAGTTAGGTTGGCAACAACTACAGAAGCCTTGGTTAGAATTCATGATACATGAAGCAACAATAAATCAAGTTCTACCAAAACTGAATAACGACTCTACTATGAGTCATTTTATTGATGGATTAAAAGAAGACGAAGAAAAAGGGATGATATACCATTTGCTAGCTGACTTGAACGTCACGTCACATAAAAACGCCGCTGATGTTAGTGAGAATGATGGTAAAGATACTTCTGATAGGAGCGATAAAACTGATGAAGGAAGTGAAGACAACAGTGTAGATGATAATAAAGGAACTGAATCGATAGAAAGTATAAGTGAAAAGAGTGCTAAAGACGGCAAAGAAGAGAAACTGGATGAAGAGAAGGAAAACAAAAATCTTGTTGTCGATAAAGCAGATGTGGATGATAATAAATCTGAAGAAAATAGCGATAGCAAAGGTAGTGATAAAAACAATAAAGGGGATATAACGAATGAAAATAACGATGAGAACAATattgatgatgatggtaaaaaaaGTGATAGCAAAGACACAGCTAATCCTAATGTTGCAGATGAAAATGAATTAGGTGAAGGCAATGGAACACACGACGGTGCAGATTTACGAGGGTTGAAGAAAGCTGGAAATTCATTAACGGAAATCAATAAAGAGGAGGACGTTGTTAGTGACAGACAGTATGATAAAGAGGAAAACAAAGCAAATCAATGTGGCCCTGAAAATGATAAGAAATACGCTGATAGCAAAAGCAACACAAATCTAGCTGATACTGATCAGAAAGATGAAGTAGGAGAGGTAACTGGTAAATGCAATAAGGACAAGAAAGATACAGAAGATGCGGAACAAAAAGAGGTTGATGAAAATTTAACGGAAAGAGTGTAA